The Clostridium chauvoei genome has a window encoding:
- a CDS encoding L,D-transpeptidase family protein, with the protein MKKFYKFLSLALLVTILIPSNNPKAYIDSNSIEPKYIIYIDVNSFTLSLINNKTKLTEKIYPVAIGKPNTPSPIGTWQITSKALMKDAFGGYWLGLNVPWDTFGIHGTNRPDSIGTMASGGCIRMYNHNVKELFNLVDYGTSVVISGGPNWRFSNYNRIIKPNNRGTDVYLVQMKLKALGYFPYPITGIYESTLEKAVLSYKEEHGFPVTNEIDSKFLDSIGLWKFE; encoded by the coding sequence ATGAAAAAATTTTATAAATTTTTAAGTTTAGCATTACTAGTTACTATATTAATTCCATCAAATAATCCCAAAGCTTATATAGATAGCAATTCTATTGAACCTAAATATATTATTTATATTGATGTTAATTCATTTACTCTATCATTGATAAATAATAAAACAAAATTAACAGAAAAAATATATCCTGTTGCAATAGGTAAACCTAATACGCCTTCACCAATAGGTACATGGCAAATAACTAGTAAAGCTCTAATGAAAGATGCATTTGGTGGATATTGGTTAGGATTAAATGTTCCTTGGGATACCTTTGGAATTCATGGAACTAATAGACCCGACTCAATTGGAACTATGGCTTCTGGTGGATGTATTAGAATGTATAATCATAATGTAAAAGAATTGTTTAACTTAGTTGATTACGGTACTTCAGTTGTTATTAGCGGTGGACCTAATTGGAGATTTTCTAATTATAATAGAATTATAAAACCTAATAACAGAGGTACTGATGTGTACCTAGTACAAATGAAACTTAAAGCTCTAGGTTATTTTCCTTATCCTATTACAGGAATTTATGAAAGCACTTTAGAAAAAGCTGTTCTTTCATATAAAGAAGAACATGGTTTCCCAGTAACAAACGAAATAGATTCTAAATTTTTAGATTCTATAGGCTTATGGAAATTTGAATAA
- a CDS encoding Cof-type HAD-IIB family hydrolase — protein sequence MELYVSDLDGTLLNSDKEVSDFSKNQLNKLIDEGIQFTVATARTPATAVDILKGINIKLPVAMMNGVLIYDINKNKYIDIKKIKESAVIEVLDIFKEHKKNCFVYAIKDNYLWVYHKDFTCTMEKNFYEERCHKSLKTFVKVEDYYKTINGADIINFIIFDKLEIVKPIYEKIKEVDGITVDYYKDLYGDGYYLDAYSSIASKANAIKYLSRYVNQNKLITFGDNVNDIPMFKISDECYATENATETLKELATGVIGSNNDDGVAKFITKRFENS from the coding sequence ATGGAATTATATGTTTCAGATTTAGATGGTACACTTTTAAATAGTGATAAAGAAGTGAGTGATTTTTCTAAAAATCAATTAAATAAATTAATAGATGAAGGGATTCAATTTACTGTAGCTACAGCAAGAACACCAGCAACTGCAGTAGATATTTTAAAAGGAATAAATATTAAACTACCAGTTGCAATGATGAATGGAGTATTAATATATGATATAAATAAAAATAAATATATAGATATTAAAAAAATTAAAGAATCAGCAGTTATAGAAGTATTAGATATTTTTAAAGAACATAAGAAAAATTGCTTTGTTTATGCAATAAAAGATAATTATTTATGGGTATATCATAAAGATTTTACATGTACAATGGAAAAAAACTTTTATGAAGAAAGGTGCCATAAATCCTTAAAAACTTTCGTTAAAGTTGAGGATTATTATAAAACTATTAATGGAGCAGATATTATTAACTTTATAATATTTGATAAATTAGAAATAGTTAAGCCTATATATGAAAAAATTAAAGAAGTTGATGGAATAACTGTAGATTATTATAAAGATCTTTATGGAGACGGATATTATTTAGATGCTTATAGTTCAATAGCTTCTAAAGCAAATGCTATAAAATATTTATCACGATATGTAAATCAAAATAAATTAATAACTTTTGGTGATAATGTTAATGATATTCCTATGTTTAAAATTTCTGATGAATGTTATGCAACTGAAAATGCTACAGAAACACTAAAAGAGCTGGCAACAGGAGTGATAGGTAGCAATAATGACGATGGAGTAGCAAAATTTATAACGAAAAGATTTGAAAATTCTTAA
- a CDS encoding NAD-dependent protein deacylase yields the protein MESYLEKLTQILRESNNIVFFGGAGVSTASGIPDFRSSNGLFNEKLNLTFTPEQLVSHSFYIRYPKEFFNFYKAKLIYPNAKPNGAHIALAKLEEMGKLKAVITQNIDGLHQAAGSKKVFELHGSVHRNYCVKCNSSYDVDFILESKDVPTCTKCGGTIKPDVVLYEEGLDDDTIRMSIDAISKADTLIIGGTSLVVYPAAGLIDYFRGKNLVLINKSTTSADNKANLVINDSIDKVLSSALKHLNI from the coding sequence ATGGAATCTTATTTAGAAAAACTAACTCAAATTCTACGTGAAAGCAACAATATAGTGTTTTTTGGAGGAGCAGGTGTTTCGACAGCTTCTGGTATACCAGACTTTAGAAGCTCTAATGGATTGTTTAATGAGAAACTAAATTTAACCTTCACTCCCGAACAATTAGTTTCTCATTCCTTTTATATACGATATCCAAAAGAATTTTTTAATTTCTATAAGGCTAAACTTATCTATCCTAATGCTAAACCTAATGGAGCTCATATTGCCTTAGCTAAATTAGAAGAAATGGGAAAACTAAAAGCTGTTATAACTCAAAATATAGATGGATTGCATCAAGCTGCTGGTAGTAAAAAAGTTTTTGAATTACATGGATCTGTCCATAGAAATTATTGCGTTAAATGTAACTCATCTTATGATGTAGACTTTATTTTAGAATCAAAAGATGTACCTACTTGTACCAAATGTGGTGGAACCATTAAACCTGATGTGGTTCTTTATGAAGAGGGCTTAGATGATGATACTATTAGAATGTCAATTGATGCTATATCTAAAGCTGATACATTAATTATCGGTGGTACTTCTCTTGTTGTATATCCTGCTGCTGGACTTATTGATTACTTTAGAGGCAAGAATCTTGTTCTTATAAATAAAAGTACAACATCTGCTGATAATAAAGCTAACTTAGTAATTAATGATTCTATAGATAAAGTGCTATCTTCTGCTTTAAAACATCTTAATATATAA
- a CDS encoding cupin domain-containing protein — MTSAKYYIEKLGLTPHVEGGYFKESFLSNQTINKTEKETRNLWSSIYFLLETGEVSNFHRLTSDEMWYYHAGSALTIYMISPEGELITKELGLNIDKGETPQVLVPKNYIFGSAMNSEGFSLVGCMVSPGFEFSDFELFKRQDLIEKYPEHKDIILKLTRY, encoded by the coding sequence ATGACTTCTGCTAAATATTATATAGAAAAATTAGGATTAACTCCTCATGTTGAAGGAGGATATTTTAAAGAATCATTTTTATCTAACCAAACTATAAATAAAACTGAAAAGGAAACAAGAAACCTATGGAGTAGCATATATTTTCTTTTAGAAACTGGTGAAGTATCCAATTTCCACAGATTAACTTCAGATGAAATGTGGTACTATCATGCTGGTTCTGCACTAACTATATATATGATTTCACCTGAAGGAGAATTAATAACTAAAGAGCTTGGATTAAATATAGATAAAGGAGAAACTCCTCAAGTTTTAGTTCCTAAAAATTATATTTTTGGTTCTGCTATGAATAGTGAAGGTTTTTCATTAGTTGGCTGTATGGTGTCTCCTGGATTTGAATTTAGCGATTTTGAATTATTTAAGAGACAAGATTTAATTGAAAAATATCCAGAACATAAAGATATAATACTTAAGCTTACCAGATATTAA
- a CDS encoding Bax inhibitor-1 family protein, translating into MSYQSITKKNYLAVLSTFFMALIFLGIGSFIGVRFIPASIRNFMNIAFFIVVLFSLFSKKGGFIRSKKSMYVYAFILGILTGSTYIYYFNTLGSATFMSVVLGVILIFGMAYIIAAGSTEENLFKLGPIVFGGITVLLILEFINIFFFSFGTFDIILSAIGIGIYSIYSIIIMKSVQVRCRYGVLSEIEVVSLAYSIFISFLNLLLDLLRLVSILKD; encoded by the coding sequence ATGAGTTATCAAAGTATAACAAAGAAAAATTACCTAGCTGTATTAAGTACATTTTTCATGGCATTGATATTTCTAGGCATAGGATCATTTATAGGAGTTAGATTTATACCAGCATCTATAAGAAATTTTATGAACATAGCATTTTTTATAGTGGTATTATTTTCTCTATTTTCAAAGAAGGGTGGATTTATTAGAAGTAAAAAGAGTATGTATGTGTATGCCTTTATTCTAGGTATATTAACCGGATCAACATATATATATTATTTCAATACCTTAGGGTCAGCTACATTTATGTCTGTTGTTTTAGGTGTAATACTTATTTTTGGTATGGCATATATAATAGCAGCAGGGTCTACAGAAGAAAATTTATTTAAATTAGGGCCTATAGTTTTTGGAGGAATAACAGTTCTATTAATATTAGAATTTATAAATATATTCTTCTTTTCATTTGGAACATTTGATATTATACTTTCAGCTATTGGAATAGGTATATATTCAATATACTCAATAATAATAATGAAATCTGTTCAAGTTAGATGTAGATATGGAGTTTTATCCGAAATAGAAGTGGTAAGCCTTGCATATTCAATATTTATAAGTTTCTTGAATTTATTATTAGATTTATTAAGATTAGTATCAATTTTAAAAGACTAA
- a CDS encoding lactate utilization protein — protein MDKVKKWKLECDAKKLVEILNERKYNAVYVDNINEAKEKVLELVEEGSSIALGGSVTLNEMDLVNTIRNGNYNFYDRYQDLPFSEIVEIMRQSMVADYLITSTNAVTEAGELVNMDCSGNRAAGMIFGPKKVIVVIGANKMVKDMDEALDRIKRVAIMNAKRINHKTPCAESGNCEDCFVKGRVCNYLSVVNNGAKFPGRFTVIVIADEVGY, from the coding sequence ATGGACAAGGTTAAAAAATGGAAGCTTGAATGTGATGCTAAAAAACTTGTAGAGATATTAAATGAAAGAAAATATAATGCTGTATATGTTGATAACATAAATGAAGCTAAAGAAAAGGTTTTAGAATTAGTTGAAGAAGGTTCAAGTATAGCATTAGGTGGGTCAGTAACTTTAAATGAAATGGATTTGGTTAATACTATAAGAAATGGGAATTATAATTTTTATGATAGGTATCAAGATTTACCATTTTCAGAAATAGTAGAAATAATGAGACAGTCAATGGTAGCTGATTATTTAATTACAAGTACAAATGCGGTTACAGAAGCAGGAGAACTTGTAAATATGGATTGTTCAGGAAACAGAGCTGCAGGTATGATATTTGGACCAAAGAAAGTTATTGTAGTAATAGGTGCCAATAAAATGGTTAAAGATATGGATGAAGCATTGGATAGAATAAAGAGAGTAGCTATTATGAATGCAAAAAGAATAAACCATAAGACTCCTTGTGCTGAAAGTGGAAATTGTGAAGATTGTTTTGTAAAGGGAAGAGTGTGCAATTATTTATCAGTAGTAAATAATGGAGCAAAATTCCCAGGAAGATTTACAGTAATAGTTATTGCAGACGAAGTAGGATATTAA